The following coding sequences are from one uncultured Desulfobacter sp. window:
- a CDS encoding alginate lyase family protein: MLTRYIHTLKYLQAIQLAYQLRRRFGPRPSVSAAKIPVIFCQDIQLPAKPSLRKMKGDENSFIFLNIRKEFDPYHFDWSPKGVGKLWRYNLHYFDYLGEENRPVRNKKTIIESWIKSVPRGSEDAWEPFPTSLRIVNWIKWFLSQEIEGKPDPSWAVSLYEQVLWLEKNIEYHLLANHLFKNGKALVFAGVFFEGVDAKRWLKKGLKIVLSQLNEQILSDGGHFERSPMYHAMILEDCLDLMNLCRGAEDRTANQVNFLRQTLQPKVEKMTAFLRGMTHPDGQISLFNDAAMEIEAKPEALFAYDEQVMGRQLKHNSALISAFPETGYFIMSPRPGDRMIIDCGPVGPDYQPGHSHCDTLSFELSLKGRRVVVDSGCCRYEDGLIRQYNRGSIGHNSVIVDKKNQSEIWGAHRCARRAQPINPQLYEDDKNGLVFEGGHDGYRRLVGRPIHYRRIVWRGNEIWIDDRIEGRGQHFVETRLHIHPNLQVELETDADCESVRVCADDELCATISAIGQGRIQIKDGWYCPEFGVQEVCSVICTVDKVMALPVSVGWRLHIHN, encoded by the coding sequence ATGCTTACCCGTTATATTCATACCCTGAAGTATCTTCAGGCGATCCAACTGGCCTATCAACTGCGTCGACGGTTCGGGCCGAGACCGAGTGTGTCGGCCGCCAAGATACCTGTTATCTTTTGTCAGGATATACAATTGCCGGCAAAACCGAGCCTGCGGAAAATGAAGGGAGATGAAAATAGCTTCATTTTTCTAAATATCCGGAAAGAATTTGATCCTTATCATTTTGACTGGTCGCCAAAAGGTGTGGGTAAGTTGTGGCGGTATAACCTGCACTATTTTGATTATCTCGGGGAAGAGAATAGGCCGGTCCGGAACAAAAAAACGATCATAGAGAGCTGGATTAAATCTGTTCCCAGGGGCTCGGAAGACGCCTGGGAGCCTTTTCCTACCTCACTTCGTATTGTCAACTGGATCAAATGGTTTCTTTCCCAAGAGATCGAGGGTAAACCTGATCCATCCTGGGCGGTCAGCCTTTATGAGCAGGTATTGTGGCTTGAAAAAAATATCGAATACCATCTACTTGCCAATCACCTGTTTAAGAATGGTAAGGCGCTTGTTTTTGCCGGAGTCTTTTTTGAAGGCGTTGATGCAAAGAGATGGCTTAAAAAAGGGCTTAAAATTGTCCTTTCTCAGCTAAATGAACAAATTCTCTCCGACGGCGGGCATTTTGAGCGAAGCCCCATGTACCACGCCATGATCCTGGAGGATTGTCTGGATTTGATGAATCTATGCCGGGGGGCTGAAGACCGGACAGCAAATCAGGTCAACTTTTTACGGCAAACGCTTCAACCCAAAGTCGAAAAAATGACGGCTTTTCTACGTGGGATGACCCACCCGGATGGACAAATTTCACTGTTTAATGATGCCGCCATGGAAATTGAAGCGAAGCCCGAAGCACTTTTTGCCTATGATGAACAGGTAATGGGTAGGCAATTAAAACACAATTCAGCCCTAATCAGCGCTTTTCCTGAAACCGGTTATTTCATCATGTCGCCCCGTCCTGGAGACAGGATGATCATAGACTGCGGGCCGGTAGGGCCGGATTATCAACCTGGGCACAGCCATTGCGATACCTTGAGTTTCGAACTTTCGCTGAAAGGGCGGCGGGTGGTGGTTGATTCCGGGTGCTGCCGGTATGAAGACGGGTTAATTCGACAATACAACCGAGGCAGCATCGGCCATAACAGCGTAATAGTGGATAAAAAAAATCAGTCAGAGATTTGGGGTGCCCATCGATGCGCACGGCGTGCCCAACCTATCAATCCACAATTATATGAGGACGATAAAAACGGCCTCGTGTTTGAAGGCGGCCATGACGGCTACAGGCGTTTAGTGGGCCGACCGATTCATTATCGCAGGATTGTATGGCGAGGAAATGAAATATGGATTGATGACCGGATTGAAGGTCGTGGCCAACACTTCGTAGAAACGCGTCTCCATATTCATCCGAATCTACAGGTTGAACTTGAAACAGATGCGGACTGCGAATCAGTCCGGGTCTGTGCTGATGACGAACTGTGTGCAACCATTTCCGCCATAGGACAAGGCCGAATACAGATAAAGGATGGCTGGTACTGCCCGGAATTTGGGGTTCAAGAAGTTTGCAGTGTGATTTGTACAGTGGATAAAGTTATGGCTCTGCCTGTTTCAGTCGGTTGGCGCTTGCATATTCACAATTAA
- a CDS encoding molybdopterin-dependent oxidoreductase — MSDIKKIITTCTRDCPNTCGLEATVEDGRLVGLAGSKQHPLTRGLACHKTLRYIERVYSRERITTPMVRGASGWRQIPWDEALDLIAEKMKMIRDEDGPEAILYYQGYGERTALKLLNKYFFNLFGGVTTLHGSLCGGTGQASQNLDLGNRISHDPLDHYNSKAMVLWARNPATTQIGLVPIVKDIQKKGGRVITIDPFRNRSAALADRHIAPAPNMDVYLAMAAAKMLIEGNAHDTDFLSNHSAGFNEYKTILDRYSVDELCNRAGVSKEDAEYIADTLISFKPTSILLGWGLHRHKDAHFTIRAIDALGAVSGNIGVAGGGVSQGFEEYGPYDPKWWGDDLNPKRRTILMPYVGQEILNADNPPIRMVYVTAANPVCMAPNSELVAEAFKRMEFVVYSGHFLDDTAELADLFLPATTFLEEYDVMASYGHNYVGPVNPAIAPVGECRSEFDMFCALAGRFSFKEQYCKSKDTWLADICAPVKTWGGDLNELRQMPFRIPEPMAPYLDKVFPTPSGKFEFMTQFDGDALNNADEDYPYTLLSVASFDFICSERTLADHPPLPTVRLHPAEAGKLGLADGQPVMVKSRIGRLKALLCTDASTRRDCLITERGGWIKAGHGLNRLTAETVSTVGNGTPYYDTRVTLSKV; from the coding sequence ATGAGCGACATAAAAAAAATAATCACCACCTGCACCCGGGACTGTCCAAATACCTGCGGGCTTGAAGCCACGGTTGAAGACGGCCGTCTGGTTGGTCTGGCCGGTTCCAAACAACATCCTTTGACCCGGGGGCTGGCCTGTCACAAAACCTTAAGATATATTGAGCGTGTTTACAGCAGGGAACGAATTACAACGCCCATGGTGCGCGGTGCGTCAGGCTGGCGGCAAATCCCTTGGGATGAGGCCCTGGATCTCATTGCTGAAAAGATGAAAATGATCCGTGATGAAGATGGTCCCGAGGCGATTTTGTATTACCAAGGTTATGGCGAACGTACCGCACTCAAATTGCTCAACAAGTATTTTTTCAACCTGTTCGGCGGGGTGACCACCCTCCACGGATCTTTGTGCGGCGGCACCGGCCAGGCATCCCAGAACCTGGATTTGGGCAACCGGATTTCCCATGACCCCCTGGACCATTACAATTCCAAGGCCATGGTTCTCTGGGCCAGGAATCCTGCGACCACACAGATCGGACTGGTTCCCATCGTCAAGGATATTCAGAAAAAAGGCGGCCGGGTCATTACCATTGATCCGTTTCGCAACCGGAGTGCCGCCCTTGCCGACCGGCATATTGCCCCGGCCCCGAATATGGATGTCTACCTGGCCATGGCCGCCGCAAAAATGTTGATCGAAGGCAATGCCCATGATACTGATTTTCTTTCCAATCACAGTGCAGGTTTTAACGAATATAAAACGATCCTTGACCGCTACTCTGTAGATGAACTTTGCAACCGGGCCGGCGTGTCAAAAGAAGATGCTGAGTACATCGCAGATACGCTGATCTCCTTTAAACCCACCTCGATCCTGCTGGGCTGGGGGCTTCACCGCCATAAAGACGCCCATTTTACCATCCGGGCCATTGATGCGCTGGGGGCTGTTTCAGGAAATATCGGTGTGGCAGGCGGCGGGGTCAGCCAGGGTTTTGAGGAGTACGGTCCCTATGATCCAAAATGGTGGGGGGATGACCTCAACCCCAAGCGCCGGACGATCTTGATGCCCTATGTGGGGCAAGAGATTTTGAACGCTGATAATCCCCCCATCCGCATGGTCTATGTGACGGCGGCCAATCCGGTCTGCATGGCACCCAATTCGGAGCTGGTGGCCGAGGCCTTCAAGCGCATGGAATTTGTGGTCTACAGCGGTCACTTTCTGGATGATACCGCAGAACTTGCGGATCTATTTTTGCCGGCCACCACTTTTCTTGAAGAGTACGATGTTATGGCAAGCTACGGCCACAACTACGTGGGGCCGGTTAATCCCGCCATCGCGCCCGTGGGGGAGTGCCGAAGTGAATTTGACATGTTTTGCGCGCTTGCCGGGCGGTTTTCATTTAAAGAGCAATATTGCAAAAGCAAGGATACATGGCTGGCTGACATTTGTGCGCCGGTCAAAACCTGGGGCGGTGATTTGAATGAACTCAGACAGATGCCTTTTCGAATCCCGGAACCCATGGCGCCCTATCTTGATAAAGTTTTTCCCACACCTTCGGGAAAATTTGAATTCATGACCCAATTTGATGGGGATGCGCTCAACAATGCGGATGAAGATTATCCATACACCCTGTTGAGTGTCGCTTCCTTTGATTTTATCTGCTCCGAGCGCACCCTTGCAGATCATCCGCCACTACCGACGGTTCGCCTGCATCCTGCCGAGGCCGGAAAATTAGGGCTTGCCGACGGGCAGCCCGTGATGGTTAAAAGCCGAATAGGCCGGCTAAAAGCCCTGCTTTGTACTGACGCGTCCACAAGGCGGGACTGCCTGATCACCGAACGCGGCGGGTGGATCAAAGCCGGTCACGGATTGAACCGCCTTACAGCCGAGACTGTCAGTACGGTGGGAAACGGAACGCCCTACTACGATACCCGGGTTACGCTATCGAAAGTGTAA
- a CDS encoding glycosyltransferase family 4 protein has product MKILILSFYFPPDLCAGSFRTKALVNALIEQVPEHAQLNVITTLPNRYHSFTHAAPEKEDTARIVIHRVKTPLHKSGIIDQAKAFGAYAIQVLKLVKDENYDLVYGTSSRLMTAALSAMIAHWKNLPLFLDIRDIFVDTIKDVMPGKLLWFAKPVFKFIEGWTVRRANQVNLVSKGFESYFKASYPKQVYSFFTNGIDPEFVIDQMPQGRLGDTNTLTVVYAGNMGEGQGLHTIIPELANRLTGKVAFRLIGDGGRRELLEMRIKETRCTNVELLPPISRDKLLNEYKNADILFLHLNKYDAFLKVLPSKLFEYGALGKPVWAGVAGYAAQFISEEISNSAVFGPCDVNDAVDKLNQLVFHTQPRKEFIEKYLRTKIMQCMAREILIVLKNDKR; this is encoded by the coding sequence TTGAAAATCCTGATTTTAAGCTTTTACTTTCCTCCTGATTTATGTGCTGGGTCTTTTAGGACCAAGGCTCTCGTTAATGCTTTGATTGAGCAGGTTCCGGAACATGCTCAACTCAACGTGATTACAACATTGCCGAATCGTTACCATTCATTTACTCATGCAGCGCCTGAAAAAGAAGATACTGCACGAATAGTTATTCATCGCGTCAAGACGCCTCTGCACAAAAGCGGTATTATTGATCAAGCCAAAGCTTTTGGGGCATATGCCATACAGGTTCTTAAGCTTGTAAAAGATGAAAATTATGATCTTGTTTATGGAACCTCCTCCCGGTTGATGACGGCAGCTTTGAGTGCAATGATTGCTCACTGGAAAAATCTTCCATTGTTTCTTGATATCAGGGACATTTTTGTTGATACAATAAAAGATGTAATGCCGGGAAAATTACTATGGTTTGCCAAGCCTGTTTTCAAATTTATTGAGGGGTGGACAGTTCGTCGTGCCAATCAGGTTAACTTGGTCTCAAAAGGGTTTGAAAGTTATTTTAAAGCGTCCTACCCAAAACAAGTTTACTCTTTTTTTACGAACGGAATTGACCCAGAGTTCGTTATTGATCAAATGCCACAAGGTCGATTAGGCGACACCAATACCCTGACAGTCGTGTATGCTGGGAATATGGGCGAAGGACAGGGATTGCATACCATTATTCCTGAACTGGCTAATCGATTGACGGGGAAGGTCGCTTTTCGGTTAATCGGTGATGGTGGACGAAGGGAACTTCTTGAAATGAGGATAAAGGAAACAAGATGTACCAATGTAGAGTTGTTACCGCCAATCTCAAGGGATAAATTGCTTAATGAATATAAAAACGCTGATATACTGTTCTTACACCTGAATAAATATGATGCTTTCCTGAAAGTCTTACCTTCCAAACTGTTTGAATACGGCGCGTTGGGTAAACCAGTTTGGGCTGGAGTTGCAGGATATGCGGCGCAGTTCATTTCAGAGGAAATATCCAATTCGGCAGTCTTCGGCCCTTGTGATGTGAATGATGCCGTTGATAAATTAAATCAACTTGTATTTCACACACAGCCCAGAAAAGAATTTATTGAGAAGTATTTACGTACAAAAATAATGCAGTGCATGGCTCGTGAAATTTTAATTGTGCTAAAAAATGATAAAAGGTAA
- a CDS encoding bi-domain-containing oxidoreductase produces the protein MKQILQNLKTGDTSIVELPQSGIRAGHILIQTRRSLISAGTERMLMDFGKANWIAKARQQPDKVRMVLNKVKTDGLLPTIDAVRSKLDQPLPLGYCNVGIVTKDNTSEGTADVFKTGDRVVSNGHHAEVVSVPKNLCARIPDGVSDEAASFTVIGAIALQGIRLAGPALGECFVVTGLGLIGLLTVQLLKAQGCRVLGIDIDSKKCTLAKSFGADIVDLSKGEDALAKARTFSRDNGVDGVLITASTKSNEPLHQAAQMCRKRGRIVLVGVTGLELTRADFYEKELSFQVSCSYGPGRYDPVYEEKGYDYPIGFVRWTAQRNFEAVLDMMASGALEVMPLISHRFRFEDAQAAYALISENTEPYIGIVLEYNSQSTQFSQITQLQDSGKNSNTINQSYRVQPEAPVVGMIGAGNYSSRVLLPIISKNHARLKTISSGGGVSGTHYGKKFGFERSTTDTEGLLNDSEINTVFITTRHNSHARLVIQALETGKHVFVEKPLCLNFEELCDIEATYDAVCRAKETRILMVGFNRRFSPHIQKIKSLLQSISEPKSFVMTVNAGAIPKEHWTQDPDIGGGRIVGEACHFIDLLRFLAGCGITGCNTSFQGDNPLRDTASIALSFADGSIGMVNYLANGHKSFPKERLEVFCAGRVLQLDNFRKLKGFGWPGFKKTGLMRQDKGQQGCVAAFLSAVENGSPSPIPFDEILEVSRMSLEAIKF, from the coding sequence ATGAAACAAATTCTCCAAAACTTGAAAACAGGCGATACATCTATTGTGGAATTGCCTCAGTCCGGTATACGAGCCGGGCACATCCTGATTCAGACCAGAAGATCTCTTATATCCGCCGGCACCGAACGAATGCTGATGGATTTCGGCAAGGCCAATTGGATTGCCAAAGCAAGACAGCAGCCGGACAAAGTTCGGATGGTGCTGAACAAGGTGAAAACCGACGGGTTGCTGCCTACCATTGATGCGGTGCGGAGCAAATTGGATCAACCGCTGCCTTTGGGGTATTGCAATGTGGGTATTGTGACGAAGGATAACACATCGGAAGGGACAGCTGATGTATTTAAGACCGGGGACCGGGTAGTGTCAAACGGTCATCATGCAGAGGTTGTGTCTGTTCCAAAAAATTTGTGTGCACGAATTCCGGACGGGGTGAGTGATGAGGCCGCATCTTTTACGGTGATCGGCGCCATTGCGCTGCAAGGGATTCGGCTGGCAGGGCCGGCCCTGGGAGAGTGTTTTGTGGTGACTGGCCTGGGGCTGATCGGACTACTTACGGTTCAGCTATTGAAGGCTCAGGGCTGCCGGGTGTTGGGGATTGATATTGATTCAAAAAAATGTACCCTGGCAAAATCCTTCGGCGCGGACATCGTGGACCTTTCAAAGGGGGAGGATGCGCTGGCAAAGGCCCGGACATTTTCTCGGGATAATGGGGTTGACGGGGTTCTGATTACAGCATCCACCAAGAGCAATGAGCCACTGCACCAAGCGGCTCAAATGTGCCGGAAACGTGGTCGAATCGTGCTTGTGGGCGTGACCGGTCTTGAATTAACCCGGGCTGATTTTTATGAAAAAGAGCTTTCCTTCCAAGTGTCCTGCTCCTATGGGCCTGGTCGGTATGATCCGGTGTATGAAGAAAAGGGCTATGACTACCCCATTGGATTTGTGCGCTGGACAGCGCAGCGGAACTTTGAAGCGGTGTTGGATATGATGGCGTCCGGGGCGTTGGAGGTTATGCCGCTTATTTCTCATCGGTTTAGATTTGAAGATGCCCAAGCGGCTTATGCGCTGATCAGTGAAAATACAGAACCCTATATCGGGATTGTGTTGGAATATAATTCGCAGAGTACACAGTTTTCCCAGATCACACAGCTTCAAGATAGCGGCAAAAATTCTAATACAATAAACCAATCATATAGGGTGCAGCCGGAGGCTCCGGTTGTTGGGATGATCGGAGCGGGGAATTACAGCAGCAGGGTTTTGCTGCCCATAATTTCAAAGAACCATGCACGGCTTAAAACGATCTCTTCAGGCGGCGGGGTTTCAGGAACTCATTACGGAAAAAAATTCGGGTTTGAACGCTCAACAACGGATACAGAGGGGTTATTGAATGATTCTGAAATCAATACGGTATTCATCACCACCCGTCATAACTCCCATGCAAGGCTGGTGATTCAGGCTTTGGAAACGGGTAAGCATGTATTTGTGGAAAAGCCACTTTGTCTGAATTTTGAAGAACTTTGTGATATTGAAGCGACTTACGATGCAGTGTGCAGGGCTAAGGAGACACGCATTTTGATGGTGGGGTTTAATCGGAGATTTTCGCCCCATATTCAGAAAATTAAATCATTGCTGCAATCTATTTCCGAGCCCAAAAGTTTTGTGATGACGGTTAATGCAGGCGCTATTCCCAAAGAACACTGGACACAGGACCCTGATATAGGTGGCGGCAGGATTGTCGGAGAGGCGTGTCACTTTATAGACTTGCTAAGGTTTCTTGCAGGTTGCGGCATTACAGGGTGTAATACGTCCTTCCAGGGGGATAACCCGCTCCGGGATACAGCGAGTATAGCGCTCTCGTTTGCGGATGGCTCCATCGGCATGGTTAATTATCTGGCAAACGGGCATAAGTCATTTCCCAAGGAGCGACTTGAAGTTTTTTGTGCGGGGCGGGTGCTGCAATTAGATAATTTCCGGAAGTTGAAAGGGTTTGGATGGCCCGGGTTTAAAAAAACGGGGTTGATGCGGCAAGACAAAGGGCAGCAAGGATGTGTTGCAGCCTTTCTAAGTGCTGTTGAGAACGGTTCGCCCTCCCCTATTCCATTTGATGAAATTTTGGAAGTATCCCGTATGAGTTTAGAAGCCATTAAATTTTAA
- a CDS encoding peptidoglycan bridge formation glycyltransferase FemA/FemB family protein: MSDLFQVKEISTKEWDEYWPRCCQATLLQSRQYVSAKHNAEGWKGVGFLISDENRNAVCIAHVLTKGLPWLGSIARLNRGPLLLDGVNTKKSDAIKLASLNALLNEAQKRRWWVFQIAPELKAERKVCQHLQHMGLRLQKGTGWASGLMSLSPDEQDLLMTLNGKWRNCLRKGERLGVQVTRHEGHNAELSLLIQNYSELQRNKGFEGISTALLSNIAAQTGIGWQFNIFIARDENASNETDPIGMLVSIRHGDTTTYLIGSTNDQGRRMQANSVLLWQAILHAKRTRCAWFDIGGLSDLTPKGIARFKKGLNSQPYVLAGEWRWFYWSNLVRKRFPGKSNETSMNLL, from the coding sequence ATGTCTGATTTATTTCAAGTTAAAGAGATTTCAACTAAAGAATGGGACGAATACTGGCCGCGGTGCTGCCAGGCGACGTTGCTCCAAAGTCGACAATATGTATCAGCCAAGCACAACGCCGAAGGTTGGAAGGGCGTTGGATTTTTAATTTCAGATGAAAACCGGAATGCTGTCTGCATAGCACACGTACTTACAAAAGGCCTCCCCTGGCTGGGCAGCATCGCCCGCCTGAATCGTGGACCGTTGCTGTTGGACGGGGTCAATACAAAAAAATCTGATGCGATAAAATTGGCAAGTCTGAATGCGTTACTAAACGAGGCCCAAAAAAGACGATGGTGGGTGTTTCAAATTGCCCCTGAATTGAAAGCAGAAAGAAAGGTTTGCCAACATCTGCAGCACATGGGGCTGCGGCTTCAGAAAGGGACTGGATGGGCTTCAGGGCTCATGTCACTTTCACCGGATGAACAGGATTTACTGATGACACTGAACGGCAAATGGCGGAATTGCCTCCGTAAAGGAGAGCGGTTAGGTGTGCAGGTGACACGGCATGAAGGTCACAATGCAGAACTAAGTTTATTAATTCAAAATTATAGCGAATTACAACGCAATAAAGGTTTTGAAGGCATATCAACCGCACTGTTGTCAAACATCGCTGCACAGACGGGGATTGGCTGGCAGTTTAACATTTTTATAGCCAGGGATGAAAATGCATCAAATGAAACAGATCCAATCGGCATGCTGGTAAGTATCAGACACGGTGATACCACTACCTATCTGATAGGTTCCACCAATGATCAAGGCAGACGTATGCAGGCCAACTCAGTTCTCCTTTGGCAAGCGATCCTGCACGCCAAACGTACACGATGTGCTTGGTTCGATATCGGCGGGTTAAGTGATTTGACCCCCAAAGGAATTGCCAGGTTCAAAAAGGGGCTCAATTCGCAACCCTATGTGTTGGCCGGCGAATGGCGTTGGTTTTATTGGAGCAATCTGGTACGGAAACGCTTCCCTGGTAAATCAAATGAGACATCAATGAATCTGTTATGA
- a CDS encoding Gfo/Idh/MocA family oxidoreductase, whose amino-acid sequence MKKTLFKVIGRHRTLGKYFRPRFSEINRDIGIIGCGQFTFSTVGHVICKAYGNRFIDCFDIDENAMSTFSQFYRIHPSRSAEDLLKNKQVQYIYIASNHASHTDYAVNALLEDKTVYLEKPISVTYEQLKKLHQTIADTNASIYAGYNRPFSKAILDLKEHIGTSKSPISMNCFITGHMLAHDHWYRNPEEGTRVCGNVGHWLDLAVHILSWGVLPDRLGIQLAFSNPSVRDEDLSITLTSDDGDLIVIVLTARCEPFEGINETINLQCDTTIAKIDDFRTMTIWDKEKLLKKKYRKKDVGHNLALTQPFHDAGKRDWNEVLHSTLLMLFITEMVKTNRTQAKFSFKEEFLKIS is encoded by the coding sequence ATGAAGAAAACCTTATTTAAGGTTATCGGACGTCATAGAACGTTGGGAAAATACTTTAGACCGCGTTTTTCAGAAATAAATAGAGACATTGGTATTATCGGATGCGGTCAGTTTACCTTTTCAACAGTGGGGCATGTAATATGCAAAGCATATGGCAATCGTTTTATTGATTGTTTTGACATTGACGAGAATGCCATGTCAACTTTTTCCCAATTTTATCGCATTCACCCATCACGATCCGCAGAGGACCTTTTAAAAAATAAACAGGTTCAATACATATATATTGCATCCAATCATGCATCTCATACTGATTATGCCGTTAATGCCCTGCTTGAAGATAAAACCGTTTATTTAGAAAAACCGATTTCAGTAACCTATGAGCAATTAAAAAAGCTGCACCAAACCATAGCTGACACCAATGCGTCGATTTATGCCGGCTACAATCGCCCGTTTTCAAAGGCCATACTTGATCTTAAAGAACATATTGGCACCAGTAAATCGCCGATTTCAATGAATTGTTTTATCACAGGCCATATGCTTGCACATGACCACTGGTATCGAAATCCCGAAGAAGGAACAAGAGTTTGCGGCAATGTCGGGCATTGGCTTGATTTAGCGGTGCATATCTTGTCATGGGGCGTATTACCTGATCGGTTGGGAATCCAACTGGCCTTCAGTAACCCATCGGTAAGGGATGAAGATCTTTCTATAACACTGACAAGTGATGATGGAGATTTGATCGTTATTGTTTTGACCGCCAGATGCGAACCATTTGAAGGCATTAATGAAACCATTAATTTACAATGTGATACTACCATTGCCAAAATCGATGACTTCAGAACGATGACCATATGGGATAAAGAAAAACTGTTGAAAAAAAAATACAGAAAAAAGGATGTTGGACACAATTTGGCATTAACACAGCCTTTCCATGACGCTGGCAAAAGAGATTGGAATGAAGTGCTTCATTCAACTTTGTTAATGCTGTTTATTACTGAAATGGTTAAAACCAACAGGACTCAAGCTAAATTCTCCTTTAAAGAAGAATTTCTAAAAATTTCGTGA
- a CDS encoding glycosyltransferase family 4 protein — protein sequence MRSIRVANIIEEGKIGGPQITIMMVAAALNKSFETTVIMPKQNSEQFQSQCKALGIQYHAMFLTRITKEWKVALGYILFSPFEVLRLAMFFRKKKFDLVHVSGGSWQYKGIIAGRLAGCRVIWGLNDTSMPSLVRTLFSFFSRYCDGYIHTCKRTRAYYAPYHKPGKPEFIILPPVDTEHFHPGRRGSGDETLIDQWHGKKVIGTVANINPVKGLETFIRAAAILNKKKKESLLFVIIGPVFHRQKKYFSSLTSLAAELGVDNLVFAGARKDIRPLLSSFDIFCCTSLFESGPMTLWEAMSMEKPVVSTDVGDVSTYVKDDENGYIVNVGDAKTISDRLTSLIDNDELRAEFGRKSRKTVKHYLDISISAKQHKKAYTFFANL from the coding sequence ATGCGATCCATTCGTGTTGCCAATATCATTGAAGAGGGCAAAATCGGTGGTCCGCAAATCACCATTATGATGGTTGCAGCGGCACTAAATAAATCTTTTGAAACAACAGTGATTATGCCCAAGCAAAATTCTGAGCAATTTCAGAGTCAATGCAAGGCTCTGGGAATACAATATCATGCAATGTTTCTGACCCGAATTACAAAAGAGTGGAAAGTGGCGCTAGGCTACATATTATTTTCGCCTTTTGAAGTGCTGCGCCTTGCCATGTTTTTTCGAAAAAAAAAATTTGATTTGGTTCATGTCAGTGGCGGTAGCTGGCAATACAAAGGTATTATTGCCGGCAGGCTTGCAGGTTGCCGTGTGATTTGGGGCCTCAATGATACATCTATGCCCTCTCTTGTTCGTACGCTTTTTTCTTTCTTCAGCAGGTATTGCGATGGGTATATCCATACCTGCAAGCGAACCCGGGCTTACTACGCCCCCTATCACAAACCAGGCAAGCCCGAGTTTATCATTCTTCCGCCAGTGGATACCGAGCATTTTCATCCCGGCCGCCGCGGCTCCGGCGACGAAACGTTAATTGATCAGTGGCATGGTAAAAAAGTGATCGGTACTGTGGCGAACATCAATCCTGTTAAAGGGCTTGAAACCTTTATCCGTGCGGCGGCCATCTTGAACAAAAAAAAGAAGGAGTCGCTGCTATTTGTTATCATTGGGCCTGTATTCCACAGGCAAAAAAAATATTTTTCCAGTTTGACGTCTCTGGCGGCTGAGCTTGGCGTGGATAATCTTGTGTTCGCAGGCGCCCGCAAGGATATCCGTCCTCTTCTCTCCAGTTTCGACATTTTTTGCTGCACTTCTTTATTTGAATCCGGGCCCATGACCCTCTGGGAGGCCATGTCCATGGAAAAACCTGTGGTATCTACCGATGTCGGTGATGTTTCCACATATGTCAAGGATGATGAGAACGGATACATTGTAAACGTCGGTGATGCAAAAACGATTTCCGATCGGTTGACAAGCCTGATCGACAACGATGAATTGAGGGCTGAATTTGGCCGAAAATCAAGAAAAACAGTGAAACACTATTTGGATATTTCCATCAGTGCCAAGCAGCATAAAAAGGCGTATACTTTTTTCGCAAATCTCTAA